AGGGTGTTGTGGGGCTTCATGGCCGTGCTGATACCATACTTTTGAAAGATCTTTGCAACCTTTCAGAGACTCCTTGCACATAGGGAATGACAACCATTCCTTTGCACCGATCCGCACTGTCTTTACTATTCCTGCTCACCTTAGTCtgtttattttgaatttgttgttttGCCTTATCGATGGACCATTTAGGGTAGCTACACTGCGCTAACGCtgatcttattttgttttcttcctctTGTTTGTCCTCCTCCTCAGTGACAATGTTTTCCATCCTGTCAAGTAAGGTTCTAACCACCCCTATTTTTTGATGGAGAGGGTGCTGCGACGAAAAGTTCAGATATTGATCTGTGTGAGTCTTTTTCCTGTAGATTAACAGTTTCACAGATCCATCGTCCTTCCTTATAATGAGGGTGTCAAGGAACGGTATCTGGTTGTTTTCTTCCTCTTCGTGCGTGAACTTGATGTTCTTAGTGGGGTCGACTGTGTTGAGATGTTCCGTGAGTTGTTGCGTAGTCCCTTTTTTGATGATTTCCAGGATGTCGTCAACATATCTCTTCCACATCTTAGGCTTGCACTCCATGGGTGCTGTGGCAATAGCTTCTTGTTCGAGCCATTCCATGAATATGTTGGCGATGATTGCACTACATGGGCTCCCCATGGCGGCTCCGAACTTTTGTTTCTATATAGTCCCCCTGAACGAAAAGTATGTTGTCGTTAACACAAACTCCAGTAACTCCATTATGTCATCAACGTTCAAATTAGTTCTGTTCTTCAATGTCTTGTCATCTGACAGGCGGTTCTTGATGATACTAAGTGTCTTGTCAATCGGGGTGTTGGTAAATAAGGACACGACATCGTGTGAATTAAAGATGTCCCCTCTTCGATGAAAACCCTGCTAGATCCTCCGCTAATTGGCGGAATTCACAACATGGTGCTCCGTTTTTCCAACCATTGGGGCAAGGATTTCACCGAGTGCCTTAGAAGTTTGGTATGCTATTGATCCGGTGTAGTCTACAATGGGGCGAACTGGGTTGCCCTCTTTGTGAATCTTGGTTGTACAATAAAGGCGTGGAGTGACCTCTGCAGTAGGATACAGCAGTTTGTATTGGCTGTCATTGATCTTAGAATCCTCTTTCAGTCTTTGCAAAATTCCAACAAGTTTTCTTTTGTAAGAGCCAGTTGGGTCCCCTTTAAGCTTTTCATACGTTCTTGTATCACTTAACATGTTCTTCACTTTTTCTTCATAGGTGTCTTTTTCTGTGACCACAGTACTTCTCCCCTTGTCAGCTCCCATTATTATGAgcgattgatcttttgaagctcTCTGAGGGCTTTCCTTTCATCATAACTAATATTAGGAGGGGGGATTTTGGCGGATTTCAGAACACCTGCTACTTCTGCACGCAAGTTTTGAGCTTCAGCATTAGGAATAGCCCAACAGGCTTTCTCGCAAGCAACTATAAACTCGTCATTGGGAATCTTATCAACAGACACCGCGAAGTTTAGCCCTTTAGCCAACAAGGTGGTTTGTGGTTTGGTAAGCTTACGATCGGAAGTATTGATAACCCAACGTTTTAGCTGTGTACCTGATAGATCTGGCTCAGCCGAAGCTGCATTACTCACTTTTTTACTCCATTCTTTGTTCTTGAGCCGTTCAAACTTGTCCTTATGCCTTTTCTTGGTCTTTTCATGTTCCGATTTCCCTTTGTTTTCACAATGAATTTCAACATGGCGCCGTAGCTCTGTGTCGTCGTtcgtcagtgtttctagatctttttTCAACACCGCTCTTTCCTTTTCATATGACTTGATTTGGTTGCTAATGACGCGGATACGTTCTCTCGCTAGCTCTTTTTGCGCTTTTTCAACGATGTTTTTGGCTTTGATCGTCTTGATCGGGCAGCGAATTCGGAGGCTTGATGGTGTGACTCCATGTTGTTTACACCGGTGCGTGAATGTAAGGTGGTTGCGATGGCGAGCAATTTTCCTCTCTATATTCTCTAAATCACGTATATTTTTCACTGCATCGTTTCCATAATTTCTTCTTAcatcttgaaacaaattcatcaggattgtgaaGTAAACTAAAGTTTTTGATTATGTAGTCAAATCCGATGAAATTCTACtcacttagacagtttcgtcttcctggtcggaagacttcttcagtaatgcgatgatccactGGTTTTCCCGCGAGACTTCTCATCCCTAGGGTGCACAGTTCTTAGTAGTGGATCATATATGTGATTTAGAGAATATACACCTTCCTGTGCACCCTAGGGATGAGAAGTCTCGCGGGAAAACCagtggatcatcgcattactgaagaagtcttccgaccaggaagacgaaactgtctaagtgagtagaatttcattggatttgactacataatcAAAAACTTTAGTTTACttcacaatcctgatgaatttgtttcaagatgtatcaaattagcgttgaaattcttatcctttcatttcatacacatttcatacataattatatcaaaagtgtatcaaatatgttactgtatcaaatcagcgttccaatttaaactgtatcaaattagcattgaaattgttatcctttcatttcatacacatttcatacataattatatcaaaagtgtatcaaatatgtaactgtatcaaatcagcgttcaaatttaaactgtatcaaattagcgttgaaattcttatcctttcatttcatacacatttcatacataattatatcaaaagtttatcaaatatgttactgtatcaaatcagcgttccaatttaaactgta
Above is a window of Amphiura filiformis chromosome 7, Afil_fr2py, whole genome shotgun sequence DNA encoding:
- the LOC140157694 gene encoding uncharacterized protein, coding for MGSPCSAIIANIFMEWLEQEAIATAPMECKPKMWKRYVDDILEIIKKGTTQQLTEHLNTVDPTKNIKFTHEEEENNQIPFLDTLIIRKDDGSVKLLIYRKKTHTDQYLNFSSQHPLHQKIGVVRTLLDRMENIVTEEEDKQEEENKIRSALAQCSYPKWSIDKAKQQIQNKQTKVSRNSKDSADRCKGMVVIPYVQGVSERLQRSFKSMVSARP
- the LOC140157695 gene encoding uncharacterized protein; its protein translation is MNLFQDVRRNYGNDAVKNIRDLENIERKIARHRNHLTFTHRCKQHGVTPSSLRIRCPIKTIKAKNIVEKAQKELARERIRVISNQIKSYEKERAVLKKDLETLTNDDTELRRHVEIHCENKGKSEHEKTKKRHKDKFERLKNKEWSKKVSNAASAEPDLSGTQLKRWVINTSDRKLTKPQTTLLAKGLNFAVSVDKIPNDEFIVACEKACWAIPNAEAQNLRAEVAGVLKSAKIPPPNISYDERKALRELQKINRS